CGGGTGCGAGTCGCGATTCCCGACGCGTGGCCCGCGAGGTTCACGGCGACGCGTTCGCCGCGGAGGATCTCGCGTGCGGGGCCCTCGACGCGGAGCGCCTCGTCGCCCGGTCCGACGGGGGTTCCGTCCTCGAGCGTCTCGAGTACCCCGACGCCGAGATAGTCGAAGACGGCGCTCGCGGCCTCGAGGCCCGCGACGACGCCGGATTCCTTCGCGACGAGTCGGCCCGTCGTTTCGCCCGGGACCTGATTCGTCACGTCGTGGTGGCCGATATCCTCGCGGAGCCAGCGTTCGATTTGTGCGTCGGTGATCATGCGGCCTTGGCCGCGGGTGCGGGTCCGGCGAAAATAAAGGGTGCGTTTGTGACGGCGGCCGCTGACCGACGCCGGCCGGTGCGGCTCCGGGTCTCGACGACCATCGGTATCAACCGTCTCGAACGCTGAGGGTCGCGAAAATCTGACTGTCGGCTTGCAGAAATAGTTACTTCGATCGTCCCCCTCTCGCTGTCATGAACGAGTTCTTCGTCGGTCTCCTCGCGCGGCTATTCGAGGATCTTCCCGCCTGGCAAGCGACTGCTCTCCTGATCGGCATTTCGCTGGGGATCGCGGTCGTTCTCGAAGTCGTCGTGCTCCGAACCCTGCTCCGGTACACCAGTCGGACGAAGACGCGCTACGATTTCATCCTCGTCGAGGAGCTTCGGCTGCCGGTCGTCGTCACGGCCGCGCTGGCGGGCGTCTATCTGCTCACGCAGCTCCCATCCGTCACCGAAAACGTCCTGCTCGCGCCCGGTCAACTCGACACGTTCTTCGGCAAGCCCTCGCTGTCGGTCATCGTCGTCGCCTGGGCGTTCGCCGCCAACCGGATCGTCAATCGGTTCGTCGACGAGGTCAAGGACAAGGGGTCGCGATTCGACTTCGCGCCGGTCTTCTCGAACGTCTGGACGCTGATCGTCTCCGCCGGCACGATCGGCGTCTTGCTGTCGCTGTGGGAGTACAGTATCCGCCGCTGCTCGGCGCGGCCGGCGGCGCGGGCATCGCCGTCGGCTTCGCCGCCCGCGACACCGTCGCCAACTTCTTCGGCGGCATCGCGCTCTACTTCGACGACACCTACAAGCTGGGCGACTACATCGAACTCGACTCCGGCGAAGCGGGCACCGTCGTCAAAGTCGGCATTCGATCAACGACGCTCATGATGCGCGACGAAGTGCTCATCACGGTCCCGAACGCGGTGCTGAACGCCGCGAAAGTGATCAATCAGTCGGCTCCACAACGCCGCCGTCGACTCAAGGTCCCGATCGGCGTCGGCTACGGGACGGATATCGACGCCTTCGAGGAACTCGTCCTCGAGATCGCCGACGCGGAATCGCTCGTCCTCGACTCGCCGAAGCCGCGGATGCGGTTTCGGGCCTTCGGCGACTCGGCGCTCGAGTACGAACTCCTCTGCTGGGTGGCCGCGCCGACCCGCGCCAACAAAGCGACGCACGAACTCAACCGGGCGATGTACAAGGCGTTGGCCGCATCGGAGATCGAGATTCCGTTCCCCCAGCGCGAGATCCACGTTTCGAGGCCGGGGCCGACCGACGACGACACGACGGATTCGACGTCACCGGTTCTGGGCGATGCGGACGACGTTACTCCGGGACGACGAGCGTAGCGAGGCGGGACGCCGAACCGACAACCCACGGCGCAGCGAGGCACGACGCTGGGACACCCGAGGAACGAAGCGAGAAACGAAGAGAAATGACGAGGAGCGGTGAGCGGAGCGGCGGCTGCTACGCGAGCGGCGCGTCGTCGTCGACGACGTAGTGACAGCCCGTCGACTCCGCGTTCTCGCTCGCGGCTCGAGCGATCAGCAGGGCCGTCACGCTCGCGTTCCTGAGTTCGTAGAGATCCCGGGCCGTTCGGGTACGGGTGTACGCGTCGACCTCGCCCTTGAGCCGTCGGAGAACGGCGCTCGCACGGGCGACGTCGTCCGGATCGCGCTCGAGGCCGAGGTGCTCGTCCATCGTCCGCTTCAGCCGGATCGACTTCTCGGTGGCGAAGCGCTCGGGCAGGTCCGGGTCGCCGTTACGCAGGTCGGGTACCTCGACGGTCTCGGGTTCTGCCTCGAGATCGACGGCATCCGCACCCGCTCGCAGCCCCCAGACGAGTCCCTCGAGCAGGCTCGTACTCGCCAGTCGATTCGCGCCATGAACGCCGGTTCGGGCACACTCGCCGACGGCGTACAGTCGATCGAGCGAGGTTCGCCCGTTCTCGTCGACGTCGATTCCGCCGCACAGGAAGTGCTCGCAGGGCGCGACGGGGATCTCGTCGCCTTCGATCCCGCGGTCGCGACACGTCTCGGCGATCGCGGGATACTCGGTCTCGAACTCGCGTTCGAGCGTGCTCACGTCCAGGTCGACCTCGCCCGTCTCCTCGCGTTCTGTCTCGACGGCGCGGGCGACGACATCCCGCGGAGCGAGATCACCCTGCGGATGGTAGTCGTTCATGAACCGTTCGCCGTCCCGATTGCGGAGGACGGCTCCCTCGCCGCGCAGGGCCTCCGAGAGCAGGAACGGATCGTCGCCTGCGTACGCCGTCGGATGGAACTGGACGTACTCGAGATCGGCGACTTCGGCCCCGGCGAGCGCGGCCATGGCGATCCCGTCGCCGGTCGCGTCGTCGGGATTGGTCGAACGCGTATAAAGCGCTCCGATGCCGCCCGTCGCGAGGATCGTCGTCCCGGCGAAGATCGCCTTTCCGGTGGATTCCTCGTCGCTCACGACGCCGTGAACGCGCCCCTCGTGCGTGATGAGCTCGAGCGCGGCGGTGTCCTGGCGAACCTCGATGCGGTCGTGCGCATCCAGATAGCGCAGGAACGGGCGCAGAATGTGCGTTCCAGTCGCGGCGTCGACGTGGAGGATCCGGTACGCCGAGTGGGCTGCCTCGCGCGTGTAGTCGAACTCGCCGCCGTCGGTCTCGTCGAACCCGATCTCGAGCGTCTCGAGCAACACGTCCTCGACGGCGTCGTCTGCGTTCTCGACCAGTACGTCGACCGCGTCCGGATCCGCCGTGCCGTCGCTGGCTGTGAGGATGTCCTCCTTGAGGCTCTTCGGGTCCCCGCGCGTCGTCGAGATGCCGCCCTGCGCCCAGTCGGTGCTGGCGTCGTCGGGACGCTCGGCCTTGGTCAGAAGCAACACCTCGGCACCCTCGCGTGCGGCCGACAGGGCGGCTGCACAGCCCGCGATGCCGCTGCCGATCACGAGTACGTCCGCGAGTTCGTGGTCTGTTGTGTCAGTCATGATCGAGGGTTAGATCTCGAGCATCCGTTCGAGAGCGAGGCCCGCGAGTTCCTTCTCCTCGGGGGCGACCTCGATCACGTTGCGTTCGCGGCCGCGGACGAGTTCCTCGAGCACCCAGGTGAGGTAGTTCGGGTCGATCTGGCGCATGGCGTTGCAGTCCATGCAGGCGTCGCCGCACAGCGGCAGGACGTTCACCTCGGGATGCCAGCGCTGGAGGTGCTCGGTAAGGTGGATCTCGGTGCCGATGGCCCACGTGTCGCCGGGATCGGCCGTTTCGATCGTCTCGCAGATCGCCGCTGTCGAACCGGCCTCGTCGGCGGCCTCGACGACCTCGCGTCGGCACTCGGGGTGGACGATCACCTTCGCGTCGTCGTGCTCGGCCCGGATCTGCTCGATGTGCTCTACGCGGAATCGCTCGTGGACCTGGCAGTAGCCGTCCCAGAGGATGATGTCGCTCTCGGCGACCTCGTTGGCATCGCCGGACACAGTCCGGCTGCTCGAGGTGTGTCGCGCCTCGCTGTCTTTCCCATCGGAATCCCACGGGTCCCATTCGGCGATCCGGTCTTCCATGCCCATCCGGTGGGCGGTGTTCTCCCCGAGGTGCTTGTCGGGGAGGAAGAGGACCTTATCGCCCCGCTCGAAGGCGTACTCGAACGCCTTGTGCGCGTTCGAGGAGGTACAGACGAGTCCGCCCTGACTCGCACAGAAGGCCTTCAGATCCGCGTAGGAGTTCATGTACGTGATCGGAACGATGTTCGCGTCCGGCGCGGCGGCGGTGATCTCGGCCCACGCGCTGTCGACCTGGAGCGCCTCGGCCATCCCGGCCATCGGACAGGAGGCCTCCATGCTCGGGAGGATGACGGTCTGGTCGTCGTCGGTGATGATATCCGCGCTCTCGGCCATGAACGTGACGCCGGCGAAGATCACGTA
The genomic region above belongs to Natronorubrum halophilum and contains:
- a CDS encoding L-aspartate oxidase; protein product: MTDTTDHELADVLVIGSGIAGCAAALSAAREGAEVLLLTKAERPDDASTDWAQGGISTTRGDPKSLKEDILTASDGTADPDAVDVLVENADDAVEDVLLETLEIGFDETDGGEFDYTREAAHSAYRILHVDAATGTHILRPFLRYLDAHDRIEVRQDTAALELITHEGRVHGVVSDEESTGKAIFAGTTILATGGIGALYTRSTNPDDATGDGIAMAALAGAEVADLEYVQFHPTAYAGDDPFLLSEALRGEGAVLRNRDGERFMNDYHPQGDLAPRDVVARAVETEREETGEVDLDVSTLEREFETEYPAIAETCRDRGIEGDEIPVAPCEHFLCGGIDVDENGRTSLDRLYAVGECARTGVHGANRLASTSLLEGLVWGLRAGADAVDLEAEPETVEVPDLRNGDPDLPERFATEKSIRLKRTMDEHLGLERDPDDVARASAVLRRLKGEVDAYTRTRTARDLYELRNASVTALLIARAASENAESTGCHYVVDDDAPLA
- the nadA gene encoding quinolinate synthase NadA, giving the protein MVTMETTELDTELSLFKYDTLEQLPPRYRELEEGERTERIEAALEELGDDVVILGHNYQRREIVEHADFVGDSYQLSTEAAAADAEYVIFAGVTFMAESADIITDDDQTVILPSMEASCPMAGMAEALQVDSAWAEITAAAPDANIVPITYMNSYADLKAFCASQGGLVCTSSNAHKAFEYAFERGDKVLFLPDKHLGENTAHRMGMEDRIAEWDPWDSDGKDSEARHTSSSRTVSGDANEVAESDIILWDGYCQVHERFRVEHIEQIRAEHDDAKVIVHPECRREVVEAADEAGSTAAICETIETADPGDTWAIGTEIHLTEHLQRWHPEVNVLPLCGDACMDCNAMRQIDPNYLTWVLEELVRGRERNVIEVAPEEKELAGLALERMLEI